A genomic window from Salvia hispanica cultivar TCC Black 2014 chromosome 5, UniMelb_Shisp_WGS_1.0, whole genome shotgun sequence includes:
- the LOC125190834 gene encoding uncharacterized protein LOC125190834, giving the protein MALSYFGVFVAISLLLAPMAAKGDNHVPPSLAPFFDDLCKEVECGKGSCEAAPGSPFSFKCNCEQGWKRTRLDDEDDLEFLPCIIPDCDVNYSCMPAAPPLPAVPNIASVFDPCYWVYCGEGTCSKNLTRTHTCQCNAGYSNLLNVTAFPCYNDCAIGSNSCERLGLKVSSATSNPSSNGDSNQAVAFSIGKFNWMAVLLASAAVAFWK; this is encoded by the exons ATGGCTCTCTcatattttggtgtttttgtTGCAATTTCCCTGCTTTTGGCGCCCATGGCAGCTAAAGGAGATAACCATGTTCCTCCTAGCCTAGCTCCTTTTTTTG ATGATTTATGCAAAGAAGTGGAGTGTGGAAAGGGAAGTTGTGAGGCTGCTCCAGGCTCTCCCTTCAGCTTCAAGTGCAACTGCGAACAAGGGTGGAAGCGTACACGTCTTGACGATGAAGATGACTTAGAATTCCTTCCCTGCATCATTCCCGACT GTGACGTGAACTACTCATGTATGCCTGCCGCCCCTCCGCTCCCAGCAGTTCCCAACATCGCATCCGTCTTTGATC CTTGCTATTGGGTCTACTGTGGAGAAGGAACTTGCTCAAAGAACTTAACACGTACTCACACGTGTCAATGCAACGCTGGCTACTCCAATCTCCTCAACGTCACTGCTTTTCCCTGCTACAATGATT gTGCTATTGGGTCGAACTCGTGTGAAAGGCTTGGGCTCAAAGTTTCAAGTGCTACTTCAAATCCATCTTCGAATGGTGACAGTAACCAAG CTGTAGCATTCTCTATTGGGAAGTTCAACTGGAT